From Pseudodesulfovibrio alkaliphilus:
CATCTGGCCGATACCCGTGACAATGGGAATCTCGACCCAGGGGTTGGCCGTGGAACGGTCGTCCGAGGGGAGGATGCCGATGGTCCGGCCACCCGCCTCGCGAGCGCCCCGGCACACACCCTCCATCACTCCGGCCAGCCCGCCGCAGACCACGACATAGCCGGCTCCTGCCAGCAGCCCGCCCAGTTCCACGGCGGCCGCATACAACTCGCGGCATTCACGGTCCTGTCCGCATCGGCCCGAGCCAACTACGGATACTTGCCTCATGCTCATGCCGGAGTACCTCCGAACCGTCACCAATGGCTTGATTTTTCTACACGCCTCGCGCCTTTTGGGCAAGCAGGAAACCGGAGTCGCCATGGAGGCTCCATTCCCTCTTCATAGCAGACCCGGACATTCCGGTCACGTCCCCTCGCACTGGGCTCCGCCACGACGCTGCATGGTCCGCCACAGCCTTTCGACCAGACGCAGCTGGTCTTCCCGCGAGGTGGCCCGGCCATCGATTTTGGCGTCCAGCACACGGGCGAGAATCGTGGTGTAGGCAGGGCCGGGCCGGATACCCAGCGTTTTGAGATCATCCCCGGTGACATCACTGGTTATGTCGCGCAACCTATTCAGGTATTGAGAGATATTACGACGAATGTGTTCCTTTTTACTGCGGGCCATGAGGAAGAGCACTCCCTCCAGCGGAATTGGCCTGAGAATGGCGCACAACCGGCTCAACCTGGAGCGGTCCTCGCGCCAACTCATGAGTTTCATGAGGGCTTCTCCTATCTGGTCGCGCAGAAGAATGAAATCGCGTTCCTCTCTGGCGGTGAGGCGCAACCTTGAGGTGATCTGGCCTATCTGATCGCGCTTGATGCCCATGGTCAGACCCAACAGATGGAGCTTCCAGGGCTCGGCCTCGGGCTTCTGGTAGAGGAGCTTGTACCAATTGTTGACCTTGACCAGTTCCATGAGCACCTGCATACGCTCGCCAGAAAGCTTGAGCAAAGGGTGGATGGCCTCAAGAATGCCCAGCTCCTGCATGCGGTTCAAGCAGGCCAGGGGATTCTCCTCGACCATGATCAGCTGCAATTCGTGCAGGATGCGTGTGCCCGAGAGCTTGCTGAAGAGATCAAGGCTTAAGGCATTCTTGATCAGGCGCAGGGTCTGGCCACCGATCTGGAAATCGAACCGTCGCTCAAAGCGGATGGCACGCAGGATGCGGGTCGGGTCTTCCACAAAGCTCAGGGAATGGAGGACACGGATGACCTTGTTCTTCATGTCCTGTTCCGCGCCGAAAAAGTCCACCAGCTGTCCGAAACGGCCCGGATTGATGCGCAGGGCCAGGGCATTGATGGTGAAATCGCGCCTGTACAGGTCCATTTTTATGGACGAGAGCTCCACCGTGGGCATGGCCGCCGGGTATTCATAGTATTCGAGCCGGGCAGTTGCCACATCCACACGCTGGCCGTCGGCCAGGATGACGACCGCGGTCTTGAACTTGACGTGGGCCTTGATCCTGCCGCCTAACAGATCGGCCATCCGCCGGGCATAGGCGATGGCATCGCCCTCCACCACGAGGTCGAGATCAGAGTTGGGACGCCCCAGGAGAATATCGCGCACGAATCCGCCCACGGCATATATCTCCCACCCCATATCCCGTCCCAGTTCGCCCGCCGTCTTGAGCAGGGCCAACATCTTCTTGGGCAACCGATTGCCGACCATAGGACCGATATTGCGCTCTCTGCGACGCTCGGGCAGCAGTGAATCCGGAATCCGGGCCGGTTCGTCGATGAGCATGTTCATGAGGTCTGTCCTGGTGATCACCCCGATCAATGTCTCGCCCTCGAGCACAGGCAGCATTCGCTGGCGTCTGCCGAGGATGATCTCCATGACACGGTACAGGTCGGCGCCCGCAGGCACGGTTTCGAACTTGCGGCTCATGTATTCGCTTAGGCCGAGCCGACCCAAACCATGGGAGAGGGCTTTATCCACCGTATGGTGAGATACGATGCCGACACATCGCATGGCGGCGTCCACCACAGGCACATCCTTGAGGCCGTAACGGGTCATCAGTTCCACGGCGTCGGCGATGGCCTTGTCGTCCTCGATAACCACGGGAGGGCGCGACATGAGACTTTCCACCACGATCTGAGGATTGATCTGGGAGTAGAGGAGGGCGAAGAGGTCGTCGCGCACCTCGGCGAGAGTCTTATCCTTAACCGTGGCCGAGGCGGCGGCGGCATGCCCCCCGCCGCCAAAGGAGGTGCATATCTGACCGACGCTGACATCCGGGTGCTTTGAGCGAGCCACGACATGGATGCGATCGCCCATGCGGCCGAGGGCAAAGACCACTTTGAGATTTTCCATGTCAATGAGCTTGTGAACCAACAAGGCGAAATCGGGCACGAACCTGTCTGTGGACAATTCGGTGATGACCACGTCCACACCGTGGATGTCGTGGGTGGTCGCGTTCTGGAGCAGCTCGCCAAGATGCGTCACCTGCTCGGCTGACAGTTCGCTCGAAAGCAGGTCAGTGATGACCTCGATGTCCATGCCCTGACCCTTGAGCCAGCCAGCGGCCTCGAAATCGTGCGGGGTGGTGGTGTTGAAACCGAAGGAGCCGGTGTCCTCGTAGATACCAAGGCCGAGGAGGGTGGCCTCCTCTCCGGTCAGGACGACGCTGCGTCTGCGCATCTCGTCCACGATGATGGCCGTGGTCGAACCCCAGTCCCGAACCACGCTCAGTTCGGCCGCAAGGTCGTCGTCAGTGTCCGGGTGATGGTCGTAGAGGTGGATGCGCAACCCCGGCCTGTCAAGGAGGGGGCGCACCTGGGGGATGCGCGAGCGTTGGCGCGTGTCCACCACCACCAGAAGCTCCACGGCATCAGGGTCGATGTCCTTGAACGCCTTGAAATTAAAAAGATAGGTGGTGCTTTGGATAAAGAAGTTACGCAGGCTTTTCTCCTGGCTGCCGGGAAAGATGAGCACCGCGCCAGGGTAGAGCTTGCTGGCCGCGACCATGGCGGCCAGAGCGTCGAAGTCCGCGTTGGCATGGGCCGTGATCACGGTCTTGGCGCGTATTTTGTCTTTTGCATTCATGGCCTTGCTCGTTTTTTCGATCACATGGAAGATCGCGGATGGAACTGCTGATGGATGGATTTGAGCCGACCAGCTTGGATATGGGTATAGATTTCCGTGGCAGTAATGTCCGAGTGGCCGAGGAGCAGTTGCACGGTGCGCAGATCGGCCCCGCCTTCAAGCAGATGGGTAGCAAAGGAATGACGGAAGGTGTGGGGCGAGATGCTTCGCCGGATACCCGCCTTGGCCGAGTAAGCCTTGATCAGCTTCCACACCCCCTGGCGCGTCAGCCCTTTGCCCGAGCGATTGAGAAACATGAAATCCGATGTCGGGCGAAAGGAGGGGCGTGTGGCGGACAGATACCGCCCTAGCACCTCCTGGGCCGTGTAATGGATAGGAACCAGCCGCTCCTTTGCCCCTTTGCCGAAGACACGGAGCAAACCTGTCTGGGCGTCGTAATCGAGAACCCGCATGCCGATCAGCTCAGAGACACGCAAGCCAGCGGCATAGAGCAATTCCAGCATGGCCCGGTCACGCATGCCAAGCGGCGTGAGGGTGTCAGGCAGGGCGATGATACGCGACACTTCCTCACGACTTAGAAATTCAGGAAGCTTTTTCGGAAGCTTAGGATTCTCAAGCAGGTGCCCGGGGTCCTCTCTGTACCATCGTTGATCCAAGGCGAAAGCAAAAAAGCCGCGCAACGACGACAGATGCCGGGCCAGAGACCGGCTCTGCAATCCCCGAGCGCGAAGATGAGTCAGGTAAAGAAACAAGGTGCGTTCGGTCAGGTCTTCGAGGCGGAACGACTTGTCTTTCAGGAAGCCGAGCAGGGAAGCGAGGTCGGCCGAATAGCCGGACAGGCTGTTTTCGGACAAGCCCTTTTCTATGAGGACATGTTCGAGATACCTGTCCACCCACGGATGTACGGTGAGGGCGTTGCCCCCGGATTTCGTTTCGCTGACCATGATCACGACACAATCATTGCAAGTTGCTGCAATACAGAATCTAATCAACACCGAACATCCCGGAAGATCACCTCGGGGCAATTGCGGGAGCCATGCCTACACCCGATAGCTATCAAGGGGCGGCACAAAGAGCAATGGTTCACATTGACAGGGTGTCACCACCCAATTATGAAAGACACTTCTTAGTTCAGACCGCAAGGAGAATGCACCACATGTCAGATTTCCCCCTCGCCGATCGGCTTTCGACCCTGCCCCCGTATCTTTTCGCTGCCATCGACAAGGCCAAGGCCCAGGTGGCCGCCAAGGGCATGGATATCATCAGCCTGGGCATCGGCGACCCCGACCTGCCAACCCCTGATTTCATCATTGAGGCGCTATGTCGGAGCGCCAGAAATCCCAGAAATCACCAATATCCATCCTATGTGGGCATGAATACCTACCGCCAGGCCGTTGCCGACTGGTACAAACAGCGCTTTGACGTGGATCTGGACCCGGACACCGAGGTGGTCAGCCTCATCGGCTCCAAAGAGGGCATAGCCCACTTCCCGCTGGCCTTCATCAATCCCGGGGATCTGGCCCTGGTGGCCACGCCCAACTATCCGGTCTACGGCATCGCCACCAACTTTGCCGGCGGAGAGGTGGAGTATCTGCCCCTGCTTGAGGAAAACGACTTCCTCGTCGATCTCGACGCCGTGAGCGATGCGACCTGGGCCAAGGCCAAGATGATATTCGTTTGCTACCCCAACAACCCGACCGCGGCCACTGCCACCCGGACATTCTACGAGCGGCTCATACAGAAGGCCAAAGAGTTCGACGTGATTGTCGTCTCCGATGCGGCATACACCGAAATTTATTACAATCCTGAAGACAAGCCCCTGTCCATCCTTGAGTGCAAGGATGCCAAGGACGTGTGCATCGAGTTCCACTCCCTCTCTAAAACGTATAACATGACCGGGTGGCGCATCGGCATGGCCGTGGGCAACCCCAGCCTCGTGGCGGGCCTTGGCAAGATCAAGGAGAACTGCGATTCCGGTATCTTCCAGGCCGTTCAAGAGGCTGGTATCGCCGCCCTCAGGGACGGGGAGCCTTTTGCCGAGCAGTTTCGAGCCATCTACAAGGAACGGCGTGACGTGGTCAGCGCTGCATTGACCAAGGCAGGCATCAAACACCGTCTTCCCGATGCCTCCTTCTACATGTGGTGCAACACTCCTGACGGCTTCAAGTCTTCGGAATTCGTAACCAATGTTCTCATGCAGACTGGCGTGGTCCTGACTCCGGGCAATGGTTTCGGCACCCCGGGCGAAGGATATTTCCGCATCTCATTGACCGTAACCAACGAAAAACTCGAGGAGGCGGTATCCAGAATATCGAAACTGTAATCTGCTACGTCAGCCTTGGTTCCAACGAGGGCAACCCCGAGGAAAATCTTAACGAGGCTCTGGCGCGGCTTGAGACTTATGGCGACGAGATTTCGCTCAAGGCCATGTCTGGCGTCTACCTGACCGAGCCGCAAGGCCCGGTCAAGGATCAACCTTGGTTTGCCAACCAGGTGATCAAACTTGAGATCGACGCGGAAATATGGGCTGCGGCAGGCTTCCTGTCCACCTGTACGGCCATCGAAGCGCAGCTTGGCCGAACCCGGCAGATTCCCGGCGGCCCGAGGTCCCTTGACATGGACATCATCGCCTGGGGCGATACGGTCATGAGCACGGATTTTCTGACCCTGCCGCATCCAAAGGCCCGGAAGAGGGCATTTGTACTCGTCCCCCTCAAAGAAATTGCGCCAGACTACGTCTTCCCGGACGGGACCACCGTGGATGAAGCCCTTTCCGCCATCAGCTATCGGCAGGAAGGGTTCAAAATATGGCAGACCCCTGAGTAAGCCGCGGAGCGTCAGCATGTGGAAATTTATCATTATAGGCGTTGCCCTGTTTCTTATCTACAAGCTCTTCACTGGCGACAAGAAGAAGCAGGAGATGGAAAACAAGGAATCCATCAAGCAGAAGGTCGCGGCAGGAGAGATGGTCAAGGACCCTGTCTGCGGCACCTATGTAGATAAAGACGGCGACATACGCGTCAGGGAAGGGGAGAAGGTACGGGTGTTCTGCTCCTACGAGTGCCGCGACCGCTATCTCAAACAGATCAACGCCATCACCGTGGAACCACAGACGCCCGAGGACGAAAAGTGATCAGCCGTTTATCAGACGGCAACCCATAAATAACAACATCCGCCGCAAAAGGGTGGAATCCCCAACAGTATAGGCAGTCACAAGGGGGCCGACGCAGTTAGCGTCGGCCCCCTTTTTTACGTACCAACTAGCCAAAACCAGTATCGCTATATGCGGTCTGAACGAACCAAAACCATACGGACAAAGAAGACATCGGCCAGCAACTCCGGAACTGGGCCTGCAGCCCAACCAAACATGACATGAAATATGGGCTTGGCGAAATGTAGCCGCAAACGGCCTCCAAACGATCCAAGACGGCCAGACGAGGCCTCACCATCCAAATCAGGTGAAAAATCCCTTGGATTGGATTTTTAGGCAACACATCTCTCTGGAGATCTGTGGGAACCATAAGAAGAGTGACACAAATCAACACCGCCAGAGTTAAAGTCACTAAAAACCGATCTGTTTCAGCCACATACAGCATTGTCTCATAATGTAAATTATGTAAACTTTTAAAAAAGGCTGGTGAATCGACACGGCAAATACCCTACCGCCAGTCGTTGCCGAGGTTTGAGCTTGTGTGATTCCTGTTGCGCAAACAATGCACTTTCCTTCAATCTATCATGGTCCGGCAAGACAGATGAGAATGCGGCCCATGAGTGGAATCCCTTTCGCAATCGTCGCCACAGGGACCGACCATTCCTACGGGCGTTCACACGGGCCCATTGAGAGTTTTTTCAGTCCCTGCTAAGGGGATTCATTCCAAAACCATCAAAAAGCCGCCCTGCGGCATGTGAGAGCCATGAAACGATTTGCGATCATTGTTGCGGTCTTCGTCTTTAGTCTTCAGGGGATGATGACACCCTGTTTTGGACAGTCCTCCGCTTCCGGCTCTTTTGAAGGCTGGCTTGAACGCTATGGGGCCTGGGACCGGCTTGAACGCGAGTACGCCACGGAATCCGACGACTCGCCGGAGGTGATTCTCAAACGGGCCGAGGTTTACCTGAACCTCAACACCCCGTCCAAGACCCTGGAGATCATCGAAATGACGCCAGCCTTTGCCAGCAACGCAACAGAGTCCGACCGGCTCTGGCTGGGCGGTCGGGCGCACCGGGCCATGGGCGATCTGACAAAGGCCGTGCTCTGGTTCAGCCAGTCCGCCGCCATCGCTCCCGACAAGGGAGCGTCCACCCGTCGCTTCAAGACGGAACCAGGACTGGAGAGCGTCTGGATGGATGTCTGGCTCAAGCGATTCTGGACTTATCGGGCCAACTTCACCCTCGCCAGAGATGCCCAGCGTGATACCCTGCGCCGGATTCAGGAAATAGGCAGCGAGGTCTGGGGCGGCAGCTACTGGACATCTGCAGCCGCAGCCCTGAGCGCCAGCGATCAGCCCGGGCTTTCCGCCCCTGACACCGGAGCGGACACACCTAACGCGCAACCCGTGGTCAGCACTGCGGATACCGACGCCGTTGCCACGGCCCTTGCCCTGGCATCATTGGAAAAATTCGACGATGCCCGGGTCGCTGTGGCGACAGTGTCGCGCGACGAGGTCCGGGCCTTTTGGCGCATGCTCATCGATTTTCTCGAATCGGGCGATCTTCCGTCCGACATAGCTTTGTTCGATGAGAGCAACTCCCTCAAGGCCCGCGCCTTCTGGGAAGGCAATATGCTCGCCCATTTCTCGGTTTCCCGCTCCGGCTGGCTGCTGGGCAACCCCGAGTCCGGGCCGTGGACCTCTTTTCGCAACAACATCCTGTCCATGCCCTTGCCTGAAGCCAATCAGGCCATCGAAAACGAGCTTGGATCCCTGCTCATCTCCGAGCAGACAGCCACCTTGCTCTCCAGCTTCAAGTTCGCCTTGGCGCTGGCAAGCGGCGATTTCCTTTCTTCCGCAACCTCCTGGAACAAAACGAATAAGCAAAGGCTCCCCCTGGCCTTACAGCTGGCAGGGGCCTTGCGCTTCAAGGAAAGCTTGAACAATCTCCTGCCCGACAATCAGGCCGAGGCCCTCAACCTGCACCCCATCCTCTCGGCCCTGTGCAGCGCTGGCGGGTACGATATCGCCAGCGACGAGGCCCCCTTCTGGGTTTCTGCGCCCAAGGACAGGATCAAGACCTTGTCGCAGCGCTGGCCCATGGACAAGTTGCTGCTCCTGGCGAGCTGGCAGCAGGAATTCACGCGCTCCCCTTCCGCCGAATTGGCCAGACGCTCGGCCTACCTCTTTGACGATACCGCCTTTGGCATCGAGAGCACCCTATATCTGGCCGATCAGTCTGTACGGGCCAACCAGCTCCAACTGGGGGCGTTCTACCTGAACACCCTGAAGCCGGCCGCCCTGCCCCCGATCCAGCGGATGCAGTGGTACGATGTCCGGCTGCGGCTGGAACTCGAATCCGGCCGCGAAGATGCGGCCCTTGAAACCTTCCGCCAGATGAGCGCCTCTGGCGGCCCGGTGCCGGTCATGACCCGGCTGCGCATGGCCCTGCTCTATCAGCAGAAACGCGACTTCGAGACCGCCCGCGAGCATCTGCTCAAGCTGTGGGATACTCCCGGCCTGACCACCACCCTTCAGGCCGAGACCCTGTTTTGGCTCGGCGAAGGCGAACAGGCCATGCGCAACACCGAAAAGGCGCTGGACTATTACCTGCGTCTCGCCTGGCAGTATCCCCAGGAAAACATCTGGGCGCTGACGGCCATGTACCGGGCCTCGCTCATCTACGAGCGACAGGGCAACTACGACACGGCCAAGCGGCTGCTGACCACGGTGGTCAGCCGAGCCGACCGCAAGGAACAGCGCGAGGCAGCCAAGGCCCGCATCGACGCCATAGACAAGAAAATGGGCCAGACCAAGACCACGGACACGCTGGTCTACCCCTTCTAGCCCGCCCTCCCCTCCATCCACGCAAGAAGGCCCGCCCGGCGAATTGCCGGGCTGGCCTTGATCTTTGCGGGTCGGGACAACCGGCAGCCATGAATGGCGAACAGTCTTGCGTCGATGCCTTTGCGCGCTATGGTTGATGTCCCGTTCATTGAAGAACTCTGCGCTGCGTCACTGGCCGCCCCAAAAGAGGAAGGGTTGCAGCTTGTTGGCTGCAACCCTTTTGAGTTCGTGGTGCCGAGGGGGGGATTCGAACCCCCACGGAATTTCTTCCACTGCCCCCTCAAGACAGCGTGTCTACCAATTCCACCACCTCGGCTTTATGCTTTGAGCTATTCGCTCTTGGCTTCGTCGCCGGTGTCCATGAATTTCACGGACGGCTTCTGCTGGTCGGCCGGAACAATCGGCTGGACCACTCCCTCGCCCCGGAGCATGATGGAGTCGCGATCGGACACCTTATTGCCGGTGAGGACGTTGTAGGTCATAGAGGTGATCAGGAAAACCGTGGCCAAGCCTGCCGTGACCTTGACGAGAACACCCCCTGCGCCGCTGCTGCCGAACATGGTGCTGCTGCCGCCGCCGAAGATGACGCCCATCCCCTCGTGACCGGACTGAAGCATTACTGCGCCGATCAGAAAGATGCAAGCTAAAACATGTATGACAATGACTAAAGTTTCCACAATCTTACCTTTGTATCACTCGTTGCGAGGCAGCCGCCTCATCAGGCCAGAACGATCTGCGAAAAGCTTTCACCCTGCAAGCTCGCGCCTCCTACCAAGACACCGTCGACATTGTCAAGCGCAATAATTTCCGCGCAGTTGGAAGGTTTGACGCTGCCACCATACAATATTCTGATTTCATTAGCATTATCTCCAAACATAGCCACCATGGTTTTTCGGACAAAGGCATGGGCCTCCAGGATTTCCCGGGGGCCTGCCACCTCGCCGGTGCCGATGGCCCAAACAGGCTCATAGGCCACGCACAGCCGTTCGGGGTCTATGTCGTTCGGCACGTCCGCAAGGCCAAGGCGAAGCTGGCGCTCAAGCACCTCCTCCACCCGCCCGGCCCGACGCTCCTCAATGAGTTCGCCTATGCACAAAATGACGCTCAGGCCCGAGGCAAGGCCGAATGCAGTCTTTTTGCCGACCAGTTCATCTCCCTCGCCGATGACGTGGCGACGCTCGGAATGCCCTGTCAGACCAAAGTGTGCCCCCTGGTCGAGCAGCATGCCCGGCGCGATCTCGCCGGTAAAAGCGCCCTCTTCCCGAAAGTAGAAATCCTGGCCGCCGACAAAGAACCCGGGAACCCCGGAAAAGACCTCGGACACGACCCCAAGGCTCGTGAAAGGCGGGCAGACAAGCACCTCGCGATCCTCGGGCAGCGAAGAAGCGGCAAGTTTCAGCAACTCCTCGGCAGTTGCCTTGGCCTCCTCGCGGGTCTTATACATCTTCCAATTGGCAGCCATCAATTTCTTCATTTCTTCATGCACTCCTTCAAGGCTTGGATCGCGGGAAGATCCTTGCCTTCCAAAAACTGGAGGAAGGAGCCGCCGCCTGTGGATATGAAGCTGAATTTGCCGGGAACTCCCTGCATGTGGACCACGGCGTCGGTGTCGCCGCCGCCCACGATGGTCAGGGCGTCGTCAAGATCGGCGATGGCGCGACAGACGGCCATGGAACCCTCGGCAAAGGCAGGTGTCTCGAAGAGGCCCATGGGACCGTTCCAGACCACGGTTCGCGCCTTGGCGAGAACCTTCTTGAAGTTATTGATCGTTTCCGGCCCGATGTCCAGCACCAGGGAATGATCGGGGATGGCCGTGGCTGGACAGACGCCCTCGGCCTCGGTGGCGGTGTGTGTGGCCGCGTATTTGAAATCCACGGGCAAGTGCAGAGTGGTCCCAAGGTTCCTGGCCCGCTCCATGATGGAGAGAGCGTCGGGCACGAGATCCGGCTCCACCAGGGACTTGCCTACCCCATGGCCCTTGGCCAGCAAAAAGGTGTTGGCCATGGCCCCGCCGACGATGATGTCGTCCACCTTGCCCAGGAGATTGTTGAGAATGCCGAGCTTGGTGGAAATTTTCGCCCCGCCGGAAACACAGACATAGGGGCGGTTCGGGTTGATCAGCACGTTGTCGAGATATTCGAGTTCCCGCTTGATCAGAAAACCCGCGCAGCAGATGGGCGAATACTTTGGCACATCCACCACCGAGGCGTTGGCGCGATGGGCCACGCCAAAGGCGTCGTTGACATAAACATCGGCCATGGCGGCGAGTTGCTTGCCGAAATCGCCCCGCTCCTCTTCGGTCTTGCCTATCTCCTCGGGATAGAAGCGGAGGTTTTCGAGCATCATGACCTGTCCGGGCAGGAGGGCCGCGGCCATGGCCCGGGTCTCCTCGCCAACGCAATCGGGCGCCAGCTCCACAGGAACTCCCAGCAGTTCGGCGGTTCGACGGGCCACCGGCGCAAGCGAAAGCTCGGGCACGACCTTGCCCTTGGGTTTGCCCAAGTGGGCGCACAGGATGATGGCCGCCCCCTGCTCCAGAGCGTATTGCAGCGTGGGCATTGCCGCGACCATGCGGATGTCATCGGTAATGACTCCGTCATCCAGGGGAACATTGAAATCAACCCGATACAACAGCTTCCTGCCAGCGATGTCAATCTGGTCAATAAACTTCATTTCATTACCTTTACTGATTTTTTTGGTCATAATCCCGCCTTATTTCATGCCTGAACAACAGGGCGTCGTCCCCGGTGTCGGGATAATAGCGTTTCCTGACCCCTATCTGTTCATAACCGAACTTCAGATATAAATCGATAGCCGCAACATTGGACGCCTTGACATCCAAAAAGCTTTTGGCGACCCCCTTCTTGGCGCAGACTTCAAGAGCCCTGGCCAACAGGGCAGCACCGATGCCG
This genomic window contains:
- a CDS encoding phosphoglycerate kinase, producing the protein MKFIDQIDIAGRKLLYRVDFNVPLDDGVITDDIRMVAAMPTLQYALEQGAAIILCAHLGKPKGKVVPELSLAPVARRTAELLGVPVELAPDCVGEETRAMAAALLPGQVMMLENLRFYPEEIGKTEEERGDFGKQLAAMADVYVNDAFGVAHRANASVVDVPKYSPICCAGFLIKRELEYLDNVLINPNRPYVCVSGGAKISTKLGILNNLLGKVDDIIVGGAMANTFLLAKGHGVGKSLVEPDLVPDALSIMERARNLGTTLHLPVDFKYAATHTATEAEGVCPATAIPDHSLVLDIGPETINNFKKVLAKARTVVWNGPMGLFETPAFAEGSMAVCRAIADLDDALTIVGGGDTDAVVHMQGVPGKFSFISTGGGSFLQFLEGKDLPAIQALKECMKK